In Oscillospiraceae bacterium, the DNA window GTTTATATTTGCTCATAAACTTGTACCTTCCTTCTTTATTGAGCACGCCAACTTGATTCTCATCCTTGCCGTAGACTTCGCATAGATTTTCAATTTTAATAATTCCATAGCCTTTGTCCTCCTAATCTTTGTGCGCCGTAATTATCGTATAACTGTAAGCGTTTACTGTAATGATCGAGTTATCCACGTAAACGTACCAGTTTTTGCCTTTCCTTTGAATGTTTTCGGTTGATAGGATGCTTTGTCTACACCAACCGACAACATCATCAGCCGTCAGGCCAAGATTTCGTTTTATGCGTTCCGCCCCCAATTCTGTCGTATGGAGCAAGTCAATGTTCTTTATCAATTCATTCATAAACGCATCCTCCGCACCCTAAAAACATCCACATCGGAAGTCAAAGCCAAAATTGATGTTTTGTAACACAAGCAATGTGCTGCGTTTTGGTTTCATTGATAAGCGGGTATTCTTTATTGTTTTCCGTATGATGAAACCGAAAACCGCATTTTTCGCTTACCCGCCTTGATTTTTCGTTGCCGTCAAAATATCCGCACCAAATAGCAGTCATACCCAAATCATCAAAGGCGTGCCGCATCAATTCGCGTACCGCTTTCGGAATAAATCCTTGCCCCCAATACGGCGCGCCGATCCAGTAGCCTATTTCAGTTTCATCGGCATTTATGTTAAGGTCGCTTTTATCCCCGATCAACAGACCGACGCTTCCGATTGCGGAGCCGTCATTTTTGATTGTTACCGCATAGGTTTCATCCGCCGAAAGAACCTCCCGGATAATCTGCCGGCTGTTTTCGACGCTTGTATGAACCGGCCAACCCGCCGCCGGCCCGACAAGAGGACTTTTCGCGTATTCATACAGACTCTCGGCATCCGATTCTTTCCACGGGCGCAAAATCAATCTGTTCGTTTCCAATATCATGACTGCCATCTCCCATCAGCTTGTATTCTGCCGGTGAAGACACGGTGAAACTCCCTGAATGCGGACGTGTCGCTCTCGCAAACATCAAACGCCTTGCAGCATTTCCATTTTCCGCCATCTGCGCCCAAATAGCCTTCGTAAAGCTCCAGCGCCATAAACGCATCAAAGGATTTGCCGTCAAGCGTGGTTATGCCATAGGCGCTTGCGGGGACGAAATCAAAGCGGCGATAATAGTCCGGGTGTCCTGTTATCAGCACAGCTTTGTAACCAAATTCACGGGCGCGGTTGAGACTGTGTTCTATGAGCATCGTACCGACACCTTGACGGTGCAGTTCCGGCTTAACACTGACCGGCCCAAAAACAAGCGCTTCCGTTTCTGTCCCGTCCGGCCGAATGATGGCGCACCTGCTGTACATAATATTGCCGACGATTTCGCCGTTCTTCTCTGCCACAAAGTCCAATTCTGGCACGAAGTCCGGGTCGCCTCTGAGCAGATGAGCGAGAAAATGTTCGTTCGTGTACATCTGGCCCGGAAACTCCATTGTTTCAAACGCCGCGAAGGTCAGCCGCTCCACTTCTTCATAATCGGCTTGCCGCTCGATGCGGATGGTGATGTCATGATTCGTCATTACAGTCCTCCTTGCACTGTCGCCAAGCCATGCTCGTACATATTCTTCCTTTACGTCCATTCGCTCGGCGATTTGCGGAACGTTCATACCGCTTTCTTTGAATCGTATCGCCACCGCCGTCATGGGTTCGCCGACTTCGATAATATGCCCGTCAGGGTCATAGAAGCGTACACAGCGCTGTCCCCATGCGTGTTCGATAGGCGGGTGTACAAGTTCCAACTCGCCAATATTCGATATGAAGCCGTCATAATCATCCGGTTTAAAATAAAGCTCCGCGTCGTTACCCTTGAAACGAACATCGAGGCCGCCGATAAAGGCGCGCCAGGAGGGGAGGGTTTGGAGATAAAATCCATCCGTGAGCGTGACGTTCGCGCCGTAGTCAGCGACTACGGCTTGGTTGAGATACTTCTTGTAAAACGCTTTTGAACATTCTAAATCCGTTACGGCCAAAAGCACACCGCAAAATTTCATTTATCAGCCCTCCATCTTTTGAAATGTTACGTGTTGCTCCTTCATCGAAATCTTGCTTATTTCTTCCCTTTGTTGTACTGTTTGATTTTCTTCATCGCCCAGTCGTAATGGCTCGGCGCGGCTGAAACGCAGTAAGTTCCTACATTGGTTGTCCCCGTCCAAGGAAAATGCTTCTTCTCAAAGAGTTCCTCATTGCTCAAGAATTCAATCAACGCCATAACCTTTGCGTGGCTGTCTTTGAGCATGGATTCCGCATCTTCATAGGTTGTGGACTGGTGCTTCTCCCAAAACCCGACATTCATATCGCCATAGCTTTTCCATGTGTACGGCGCAAGCAGGAAGGGTTTGTTGTTACCGTCTATGTTCGCTGTAACCCACGTGAGCAAAAGCTGATGCCACTCGTAGAGATGAACAAGGACGTCTCGCATATTCTTATCTCGCTCCCAGTGGGCTTCCTTCAATTTAGGGTCATCGCCAAAGTCAAACACGACAGACTTCGCCCCGCCAGGGATGGCATCAATCATCTTCCACATCTTTGACCATTGGTCATTTGCGGCCGCTATCAGCTCCGCTTTGGTTGTTGCTCTTGCCATTTCATTTTCCCTCCGCTTTCTGAAATGTAACGTGCTGCTCCTTCATGGAAATCTTGCCGACCGTATACCCATACGCTGCGGCTTCTTTCTTGTACGTCAAGAAAGAATGGTCTATCGGGAATCCGAGGATAGCTTGGATTCCCTCAAACGTGAGCCGGAGCGTTTGGCTTCCGCCGGTTTGAAGGTGTTCCCATAGCGGGTCATATTTGCTCATAAACTTGTGCCTCCTTCTTTCCTATTGTTTCTGTCATGAAGTTCCTTTTTCATAACCTCATAGACCAAGACCGCGTCATTTTCAACAACCAACTTTTTGTGCTTTACCGTTGCATACCCAAGTTTTTCGTATAACCGGACTGCCGGAAGGGAAGCGTCCAATACCGCCTCGTTATAGCTTTTAGCGATTTCATCCTCAAGCTGCCGCATGATATAACTGCCACAGCCTTTCCCCTGAAAAGCGGGCAGAACATAAACTCTTGTAATGTGATTGTCCGCGCGGCAGCTGCTTCCCACGAATTGATCGTCGCAAAACAATACCAATGCGCTTCCGCTCATAATGTCAGTCAACTTACAGCCCAAGTCAAAGTGATAAATTGAATTGTTTTTCTCATTTGTATTCCCGCTTTCCATAGGATGTATTCGCGTAGAGCCGTCAGAGCGCAAAATCCTCCGACTTGAAGTTGGCGTAATAGCGCCCTGACGCCGCTGTGAAGCACAGAACGCAGTAGTCGGGGTCGGTCACGCCGCCGGGGTAATACACGGTGTCGCCGTCTTGCCAAATCATTTCCTTGCTCGCGGCGTCCGTCAGCACTTCCATTGAACCTTTGAGCATAACGCCCCAGAAAAACCGCTTGTCGTAGAAATAGACACAGGCTTTCGGGTTGTCGCGGTACTGCGCCACCCGCATGGACGACGTGTTGGTGGTGAACCAGAAGCGCTGTATGCCTTCGCGCTTCCTCGGCGGCAGCATGGCTTTCATATTCGGGAAGCCGTTTTCGTCCACCGAGGCGATGAAAGATGCGCCTTGCTTGTCGATCAGGTTGCCGATGGTCTGTCCGGGATTTCTCATCATGGTCTTTGCCCTCCTATTTTATGTTCGATCCCCGCCAGAAAAAGCGAAAGGCAGTAGTCGAAACTCTCCACCGCGTCCGACGGATGCCCAAAGCCTCTGTGTCCGGCGATTGTGGCGAAGCCGTGGATAAGGCTGCGGAATCCCCTGATTATGTGGGAAACCTCAAGTTCCGTCAGATTCGTGTCCGTGAAAAGCTCAAGGGGCTTTTGATTATGCGTTACATTCCTTCCTTTCCGAGCGTCGCTTTCCCGATGAAAGCAATCGATATCGTAAGCCCGCCCGCGAGCAGCAGAGGGACATAGCCGGCGCTGCTAAAGCCTTGGAACGCCGCGCCGTACAGAAGCTGCCCTATCGGAGCCGCGCATTGCGCGACCGCCTGTATGATCGCCATGACCTTGCCCAGGTTTTCGCCCGGCGTTTTCGCCTGTATCCTGACAATGACGAAGATGGACAGGATGGTCGTCGCCGCCGTCATAAGCATGACGCAGAGCATAAAAACGACAAAAGGCGGCCAGAACCCTGTCCCAAGCGCCGCGGGCGTCACGGACAGCGCAAGAGGAACAAACAGAAGGGCAATCGCGAGTATCCACCGCCACACGGTATCCATCCGCATTTTCTTCGAGAACACGCCGACCGTGAGCGCCCCGATTATGGACGCCGCCTCGATAAGCCCCATGCCCGCCCCATATGCGGCGTCGCCGCTTTGCAGGGTCATTCGCAGGATAAGCGGAGAGGCCACGAGAAAGCAGGGGACAAGAACCAGATTCAGGAGCGCGGCGGTGATCATAAGGCTCCGTATGAACGGCTCTTTCCACACATAGGCAAAGCCGTCTTTCAAATCTCCGGCCAACGTCCGGATCATCCCGCCCGTCTGTGGACGTTTGGCAAACGGAATCTTGATGAACATTTCAGTAATTGCCGCCGCCGCGAAAGCCGCGCAGCTTATCGCGACAAGCGCCCGGATGCCCAGCGCGCCGTACAGGACGCCGCCGAGGACGGGGGCCGCTATGCCGGACAGGGATTGCACTGCCTGAATGACGCCGTTCGCGGACTCCAGCTTATCCTGCTCAACAAGCAATGGGATGCAGGCTGTGCCGTTTGGGGTTTCTATCGCGCCGACAATGCCGAGGATCACCATCACCGCCCCAACGGCAAACACGGACGCGTGACCACTGAGCATGATGAGCAGGAAAGCCAACGTAACGCCGCAACAGACAGCGTCGTACAGCACCATCAGGCGCTGGCGATTGAATCTGTCAGATATTGCCCCGCCCACCGGGGCAAGCAATACGGGTATACTTGAAATGGCGAACAGGGCGGCAAACAAATCCGCGCGCCCAGTCATATCCAAGACGTAGAGCGAGAGAGCGAAACGCAGCAGCGACGAGCCCAGCACGGTCACGACCTGCCCCGCCGCCATCAGTCGAAAATTTCTTGGCGGCGGCAAGATATAAGCCTCGGCTTTACTCATGTCCGTTTCGCCCGCCCGTTCCGGCCAAACCGTCAAACAGTCGTATCATGCCGCCGAGACTCCCGGTTTCAGCGCCGAGCAAGCGCTCCATCGTCCAAATAAAGTTGTGGGCTTTACGCGACAGCGCATCGGCGGTGAGACCGGCCATATGTTCGGCGTCGAACGCGCTGTTGCTGTATGTCAAAATCATTCCGATCACTTCCTCCGGGCAAGGCGTGTCAAACAGCCCCTGCTCCATGCCCTCGCGCACAACCCTCGCCATGACAGGGGTCGCGTCGTCAAAAAGCATGCGCTCTATCTTCATGTGCATGAGCGCGTTTTGCGGTTTGTGCAGATGCTCGGCCATCTGCAATCCTGTATCGTCGCTCACATGCAAGGCCAGCGCGGTTTTTACAAGGCGCTCGTGCACCGGGACGCTCTTGTCGGCGGCGGCGGCCTCGGCGGCCGCTATGAGCTTATCGCGATGCCGGCCTATCACCGCCTCCACGATGTCCTCTTTGGAGCTGAAGTGGTGGAAAATCGCCCCTTTGGACATGCCCAAGTTATCCACAATATCCTGTATCGTCGTCTGCTCGTAGCCCTTTTCCGCGAACAGCCTTGCGGCAACATCTATGATGTTGCTGATGGTCTGCTGTGAATTGTTCTTCCTCGGCATGGCGCGCTTCTCCTTTTCAGCAAGCCCAATTTAAGTACCGAACGTCGGTACTTAAATTAGCATAACATATCGTCTGTCGGTTGTCAATACTTCTTTCGGTTACTATGTCGGTTCGGCCTTCTCACGGCAAACAGCAATAACGATAATTGTGAACGCAAGCCAGATATGGTTCAAGTGTCAGAAGTGCGTCTGCCGAAGGCCGAGCCGATTTTTTGGCGCACAGTCGCGCATTTCTGGTATCGCGCCGCCCGCGATTGCCCACAAATACAGGCTCGCCACCGTGCCATAGGGTGAATATCGGCGGGCGTATTTGTCAAACAGCTTGCGGTCAATTTTCCTGTGGCGATAAAGCATACGCAAGCCACGCTGTATCGCCAAGTCGCCGAAGCTCATAACGTCAGGACGTCCAAGACAGAAAATCATCAGCATCTCGGCTGTCCAAACGCCGATACCTTTCAGCACGGACAGTTTGGCTATCACATCAGCCTCCGGCAGGAAACGGAGTTCGTCAACGTCAAATTCGCCGTTTTGAACTTTGGCGGCGAAGTCTTTGATGTAGTCCGCCTTCTTGAATGTGACGCCGCAGACTTGGATTTCTTCACGGGAAGCGGCGCAGATTGCTTTGGCGTTGACCTCTCCGAGCTTGTCGGTCAGATGCATCCAGACTGTTTTCAAGGCGGCGGAGGAAATCTGCTGTCCGACGATATGATAAACGACGGACTCGAACAAATTGCCATTAATTTCGCGCTCAATATGCCCAATTGCATCAATCACCTCGCCGAGCCGTTTATCCTTATGCTTCAAGTATTCGATTTCATTGTCACCGTATTCAAAATACATATTCACTCTCCCAAAACTTCCAAATTGAAAGTCTCATGCCGATTATATCCGGGCAGGGACTTTTTGGGGAACACGGTAAGTGGGTATTCGTCGTCGCCGAGCTTAATCATTGGTTCATCGGCTTTTTTCTTGGTCGTTACGCGCCTTTGCGGTACAAGTGCGGATAAATTCGCTCTTTGCATCCGTATAGGCGTCGCGGTTGTATTTATATTCCATAAGCAGTCGCCGTTTGAGTCCTTCGTACTCTGCCGCCGCTTCCGGGTGAGCGACGATATAGTCACGGAAGCGCGGTTCGTCCCAATCTCCGGCCTGCCTGACGTGCAGATGGAACACTCTCTCGGCAAATCCCTCCGGCGTATAGCCTTTGTTCCAATCCGACCGAACGTCAGGGGAAATCTGCTCCGCCATAAGCAGCCACCCACCATCGGCGAGTGATGTTTTCAGCCAATCTATATCGCAATCCGAGGCGACCTGCAACAAAATATCCACAATCGGCTTAGCGAGAAGCCCGTCTATTGCAGTACTTCCGATATGCTCAGTCTTCTCGATCGCGCCGTCTAAAAGCGTGAGCAGAGAGGATTCCTCATCTTTATACCAATCACGCCATGCGGGATTGTGTTCCGCAAGCTCAATCGGGAACAATTGCCAAAGTTCCTCCAGCGTCAGTCCAAAAGCGACCGTTTCCTTCCCGTCAAGGCGTTTGAGCATGATATAATCGGTTTTCTGCTCCTTGATGACTTTGTATCCGCACCACTCATACAACCGTAACGCCGCGTTTGCCTTTTGGACGGACAGCGAAACGGAAGCGATTACGTCCATTATCAGAAGTCCTCCAATTTCATAGCAAAATCTATCTCATGGTGGAGCGGTATCCCGTTCTGCCCAATATATGGTATTTCAGGCTTAAACGATTCCCGCTCCCGGTCTATTGCGCCCAGGTTCAAGCCGACCATATCAAATCCGCGCTTTTGATAAAAACCTATCGCGTTGATGTTGTCGTTTGACGTCAGCAGGCGCAGGATTGTGCAGCCCTTGGCAATGGCCGTCTGCTTTATTCTATCAATCAGGGCAGTGCCAAGCCCTGTGCGCGGGCGTTCACTGTTAAGTGATACAATTTCACAGGCGTCGCCGCGGATAATATAGGTCACGAGTCCGATGACGTTTTCGCCGGATTCGTCCAACGCGATGAAACCGGCTAAAACGGCGCAGTCGATGATTTCGCCACGTACCATCATTTGAGCAGTCTGCCACGCATGAGTGATGTAAGCAGTCGCAAGTTCGCGTGTCTCGGAGGTAATCGGCATTATGCTATGTGCGTTCATCATATTGTCATTCAATCCTTTTCAATTATCTTTGTCAATCGTTTTTACGCTCCAACTCCTGAATGATCAATGCTTTCGCTATCCGCAGCGCGCGGAGCCTGTTTTTCTGAAATGTTTTAATCGGCGCGGACCAGAAAATCACGCTGCCGTAATAAGAGATTATAGATTCACTCTCCGATGATCTTCACCAGCACCCGCTTGTCACGCATACCGTCAAACTCGCCATAGAATATCTGCTCCCACGTTCCGAAGTCAAGCTTGCCGTCCGTGACCGCCACGACAACCTCGCGCCCCATAACGGTTCGCTTCAAATGCGCGTCGGCGTTGTCCTCGTAGCCGTTGTGGTCGTATTGCTCATAGGGCTTCTCCGGCGCCAGCTTTTCGAGCCAGCGCTCGAAATCACGGTGCAGCCCGCTCTCGTTGTCGTTGATGAACACGCTCGCTGTGATATTCATCGCATTGACAAGACACAGCCCTTCGCGGATTCCGCTCTCAGCGAGCGCGGCCTCGACCTGCGGCGTAATATTGACGTAGGCACGGCGGACCTTGGTGTAAAAATGCAGTTCTTTTCGGTAGGATTTCATATTGGCTTATCCTCACTTTCTAACTCGCGCCGTTCGCCGCCTATACCGATGTACTAATCGTTCGACGGCTTCTTTCGCAGGTTCCTTTTGTATGCCCAAAAGACTTTACAAATCAGTCTTTATGAGATATGATACAAAGCGGATGATGTGCTCGGTAATATTTCCCATTTCAGACAGGAGGCATGTCGATGCGGCTGACGGTGCGGCATCTGACCAAAGCGTTCGGTGAAAAGCAGGTGCTGCGGGGCATCAACTTTGAAACCGAGAGCGGCACGGCTCTGGGGCTTTTGGGGCGCAACGGCGCGGGTAAGACGACGGCGATCCGCATTGTCATGGGCGTGTTCCCGGCCGACAGCGGCGAGATCCTGCTAAACGGACAGCCGCTCGATCGCGCGGCTGTGCACCTCGGGTACTTGCCAGAAGAGCGGGGCCTCTACGTCAAAAAACCTATCCTGGACCAACTCGTCTACTTCGCCCGACTGCGGGGCCTGACGGCGGCGGAAAGCCGCCGAAACGCGCAGTACTGGCTCGAACGCGTGGGCTTGGCGGCGTCCGCCCACAAACGGCTGGACACGCTGTCCAAAGGCAACCAGCAAAAGATCCAGCTCGTGGCGGCGCTCCAGTGTGACCCGGCCATCCTCATTTTGGACGAACCCTTCTCCGGCCTGGACCCCGTCAACGCCCGACTGCTCAAAGACATCGTCAAAGAGGAGATCGATCGGGGTAAGATGGTATTTTTTTCCAGTCATCAGATGAACTATATCGAGGAATTCTGTGACCAGATCGCCATTTTAAACGGTGGGCACATCGTCCTGTCCGGCGGTATCCGGGAGATCAAACGGAGTTACGAACGTAACCGCCTCCTTCTCTCCGGACCGGCGCTGCCCGCGATGCGCGGCTACATCCAGTCGGCGCTCTCGCCTCTCGTCAAAGAGATGTCGGAGACGGAGACACAGCTGTCCGTGACGTTGACAAGCGCACAGCACAAACGGGACTTTATCTCCGCGCTGGTCGAGCAGGATCTCGACTTCGATATGATCCAGGTCTACGAACCGTCGCTTTCCGACATTTTTGTCGAATACACGGAGGACGTCGTATGATGGCGCTGACAACCAAGCGCCCCCGACCAACCCCGTACTCGACACTGTGTCCGGCAGGCGTAATCAGAGGCGCGATCCCTAGACACACAGGGAGGACGGAGATGTCTGATGAGGCAATTTTGGCATGTATTTCGGTTTGAATATCTGAATTACGTGATGGGAAAAGGATTTCTCATCGTCACGTTGGTGATGATCTTGGTCATGGGCGTGACCCTTTTCTTCCCCCGTCTGTCGGCGCCAACGGCGGACAAAGGCGCCTGGGACAGCCCGCCGCCCATCCGGGCTCCCATGCCGGCGGCGCTCTCAGACTCCGACCCGGCGCTGGCGGCGGAGACTCTCCGGATGCTGACTGAAAAGATGCCCCAGTATGCGTTTGCGCTGGTGGACGGCGACGTGGAAACGCTGCGGCGTGCCGTGGAGGCGGGGACATACACCGTCGCCGTCGCCGTGTCGCCGCCGCTCTCGTATGTCTACATTGTCAATCAGCTCGGCCTGTATGATGTGTCGGCGGCGCAAATACACGACGTCATGGCCGCGCGCTTCAGATTGGGCAAACTACAGCGCGCCGGCCTGTCCGAGGCGGACCTCGCGGAGGTCCTCGCAGCGCCGGTGGCAGGCACGGTTGTGGAGATCGGCAAAAACCAGATGACCAGTTTTATTTATACGTATCTGCTGATCTTCCTACTCTACA includes these proteins:
- a CDS encoding GNAT family N-acetyltransferase; translated protein: MESGNTNEKNNSIYHFDLGCKLTDIMSGSALVLFCDDQFVGSSCRADNHITRVYVLPAFQGKGCGSYIMRQLEDEIAKSYNEAVLDASLPAVRLYEKLGYATVKHKKLVVENDAVLVYEVMKKELHDRNNRKEGGTSL
- a CDS encoding TetR/AcrR family transcriptional regulator, with amino-acid sequence MPRKNNSQQTISNIIDVAARLFAEKGYEQTTIQDIVDNLGMSKGAIFHHFSSKEDIVEAVIGRHRDKLIAAAEAAAADKSVPVHERLVKTALALHVSDDTGLQMAEHLHKPQNALMHMKIERMLFDDATPVMARVVREGMEQGLFDTPCPEEVIGMILTYSNSAFDAEHMAGLTADALSRKAHNFIWTMERLLGAETGSLGGMIRLFDGLAGTGGRNGHE
- a CDS encoding ClbS/DfsB family four-helix bundle protein, whose protein sequence is MARATTKAELIAAANDQWSKMWKMIDAIPGGAKSVVFDFGDDPKLKEAHWERDKNMRDVLVHLYEWHQLLLTWVTANIDGNNKPFLLAPYTWKSYGDMNVGFWEKHQSTTYEDAESMLKDSHAKVMALIEFLSNEELFEKKHFPWTGTTNVGTYCVSAAPSHYDWAMKKIKQYNKGKK
- a CDS encoding GNAT family N-acetyltransferase — translated: MMNAHSIMPITSETRELATAYITHAWQTAQMMVRGEIIDCAVLAGFIALDESGENVIGLVTYIIRGDACEIVSLNSERPRTGLGTALIDRIKQTAIAKGCTILRLLTSNDNINAIGFYQKRGFDMVGLNLGAIDRERESFKPEIPYIGQNGIPLHHEIDFAMKLEDF
- a CDS encoding MFS transporter encodes the protein MSKAEAYILPPPRNFRLMAAGQVVTVLGSSLLRFALSLYVLDMTGRADLFAALFAISSIPVLLAPVGGAISDRFNRQRLMVLYDAVCCGVTLAFLLIMLSGHASVFAVGAVMVILGIVGAIETPNGTACIPLLVEQDKLESANGVIQAVQSLSGIAAPVLGGVLYGALGIRALVAISCAAFAAAAITEMFIKIPFAKRPQTGGMIRTLAGDLKDGFAYVWKEPFIRSLMITAALLNLVLVPCFLVASPLILRMTLQSGDAAYGAGMGLIEAASIIGALTVGVFSKKMRMDTVWRWILAIALLFVPLALSVTPAALGTGFWPPFVVFMLCVMLMTAATTILSIFVIVRIQAKTPGENLGKVMAIIQAVAQCAAPIGQLLYGAAFQGFSSAGYVPLLLAGGLTISIAFIGKATLGKEGM
- a CDS encoding ATP-binding cassette domain-containing protein — translated: MRLTVRHLTKAFGEKQVLRGINFETESGTALGLLGRNGAGKTTAIRIVMGVFPADSGEILLNGQPLDRAAVHLGYLPEERGLYVKKPILDQLVYFARLRGLTAAESRRNAQYWLERVGLAASAHKRLDTLSKGNQQKIQLVAALQCDPAILILDEPFSGLDPVNARLLKDIVKEEIDRGKMVFFSSHQMNYIEEFCDQIAILNGGHIVLSGGIREIKRSYERNRLLLSGPALPAMRGYIQSALSPLVKEMSETETQLSVTLTSAQHKRDFISALVEQDLDFDMIQVYEPSLSDIFVEYTEDVV
- a CDS encoding DNA-3-methyladenine glycosylase 2 family protein, whose amino-acid sequence is MYFEYGDNEIEYLKHKDKRLGEVIDAIGHIEREINGNLFESVVYHIVGQQISSAALKTVWMHLTDKLGEVNAKAICAASREEIQVCGVTFKKADYIKDFAAKVQNGEFDVDELRFLPEADVIAKLSVLKGIGVWTAEMLMIFCLGRPDVMSFGDLAIQRGLRMLYRHRKIDRKLFDKYARRYSPYGTVASLYLWAIAGGAIPEMRDCAPKNRLGLRQTHF
- a CDS encoding GrpB family protein encodes the protein MDVIASVSLSVQKANAALRLYEWCGYKVIKEQKTDYIMLKRLDGKETVAFGLTLEELWQLFPIELAEHNPAWRDWYKDEESSLLTLLDGAIEKTEHIGSTAIDGLLAKPIVDILLQVASDCDIDWLKTSLADGGWLLMAEQISPDVRSDWNKGYTPEGFAERVFHLHVRQAGDWDEPRFRDYIVAHPEAAAEYEGLKRRLLMEYKYNRDAYTDAKSEFIRTCTAKARNDQEKSR
- a CDS encoding secondary thiamine-phosphate synthase enzyme YjbQ — translated: MKSYRKELHFYTKVRRAYVNITPQVEAALAESGIREGLCLVNAMNITASVFINDNESGLHRDFERWLEKLAPEKPYEQYDHNGYEDNADAHLKRTVMGREVVVAVTDGKLDFGTWEQIFYGEFDGMRDKRVLVKIIGE
- a CDS encoding pyridoxamine 5'-phosphate oxidase family protein gives rise to the protein MMRNPGQTIGNLIDKQGASFIASVDENGFPNMKAMLPPRKREGIQRFWFTTNTSSMRVAQYRDNPKACVYFYDKRFFWGVMLKGSMEVLTDAASKEMIWQDGDTVYYPGGVTDPDYCVLCFTAASGRYYANFKSEDFAL
- a CDS encoding N-acetyltransferase, translated to MTNHDITIRIERQADYEEVERLTFAAFETMEFPGQMYTNEHFLAHLLRGDPDFVPELDFVAEKNGEIVGNIMYSRCAIIRPDGTETEALVFGPVSVKPELHRQGVGTMLIEHSLNRAREFGYKAVLITGHPDYYRRFDFVPASAYGITTLDGKSFDAFMALELYEGYLGADGGKWKCCKAFDVCESDTSAFREFHRVFTGRIQADGRWQS
- a CDS encoding GNAT family N-acetyltransferase, with translation MILETNRLILRPWKESDAESLYEYAKSPLVGPAAGWPVHTSVENSRQIIREVLSADETYAVTIKNDGSAIGSVGLLIGDKSDLNINADETEIGYWIGAPYWGQGFIPKAVRELMRHAFDDLGMTAIWCGYFDGNEKSRRVSEKCGFRFHHTENNKEYPLINETKTQHIACVTKHQFWL
- a CDS encoding DUF3781 domain-containing protein: MNELIKNIDLLHTTELGAERIKRNLGLTADDVVGWCRQSILSTENIQRKGKNWYVYVDNSIITVNAYSYTIITAHKD